One genomic window of Bacillus mycoides includes the following:
- a CDS encoding helix-turn-helix transcriptional regulator → MSQLYTDVVKTILQVRRNGVKNQIYELRTENNISQGALADKCSVSRQTINAIENNKYDPSLALAFRLAEVLGTTVDKLFLYKL, encoded by the coding sequence ATGAGCCAATTATATACTGATGTTGTAAAAACGATTTTACAGGTTAGGAGAAATGGTGTGAAAAATCAAATTTATGAATTGCGCACTGAAAATAATATTTCACAAGGTGCATTAGCTGATAAGTGTAGTGTATCAAGACAGACGATAAATGCAATTGAAAACAATAAATATGATCCAAGTTTAGCGTTAGCCTTTCGTTTAGCGGAAGTATTAGGAACAACTGTTGATAAACTATTTTTGTATAAGCTGTAG
- a CDS encoding MFS transporter produces MKKMSRQEKSWILYDWANSVYSLVITTALFPIYFKAAAKEAGLSGATSTAYWGYANSFATLLVSILAPILGTVADYKGFKKRFFTFFFGLGIVFTSMLAVVPTSQWYLLLGCYMLALVGFAGANIFYDAFLVDVTSKDRMDQISTRGFALGYIGSTIPFIGCIALIILAQKGTIPLSVGIASQISFAITALWWGLFTIPMLKNVEQTHYIERHPRPIAMSFKRLADTFKNIKEYKTVFMFLIAYFFYIDGVDTIITMSTAYGTDLGISATNLLIILFVTQIVACPFALLYGKLSETFTGKKMLYVGIIIYIIICTYAYFLKTTLDFWILAMLVATSQGGIQALSRSYFAKLVPKESANEFFGFYNIFGKFAAIMGPVLVGVTTQLTGKTNAGVLSIIILFVIGGILLTKVPEQDTPVTPPNPKAKTL; encoded by the coding sequence ATGAAAAAAATGTCCAGACAAGAAAAAAGCTGGATATTATACGATTGGGCGAACTCGGTATATTCGCTTGTCATTACAACTGCATTATTTCCAATTTACTTTAAAGCAGCTGCAAAAGAAGCCGGACTATCTGGAGCAACTTCAACAGCCTATTGGGGATATGCAAACTCATTCGCTACACTTTTAGTTTCTATACTTGCCCCTATTCTCGGCACGGTTGCTGATTATAAAGGATTTAAAAAACGCTTTTTCACATTCTTCTTTGGGCTCGGTATCGTATTTACAAGTATGCTAGCAGTTGTTCCAACATCTCAGTGGTACTTATTATTAGGGTGCTATATGCTCGCATTAGTCGGTTTTGCCGGAGCAAATATTTTTTATGATGCATTCTTAGTAGATGTTACTTCTAAAGATAGAATGGACCAAATTTCTACAAGAGGATTTGCCTTAGGTTATATTGGGAGCACAATTCCTTTTATCGGTTGTATTGCTCTTATCATTCTTGCTCAAAAAGGGACTATCCCTCTATCAGTCGGCATTGCTAGTCAAATTTCCTTCGCGATAACAGCTCTTTGGTGGGGGTTATTTACAATTCCAATGCTCAAAAACGTAGAACAAACACACTATATCGAACGCCATCCAAGACCAATTGCAATGAGCTTCAAGCGCCTTGCTGATACGTTTAAAAATATTAAAGAATACAAAACTGTATTTATGTTTCTAATCGCTTACTTCTTCTATATTGACGGAGTTGATACGATTATCACCATGTCTACAGCTTACGGAACGGATCTTGGGATTAGTGCAACTAATCTATTAATCATCTTGTTTGTAACACAAATCGTTGCTTGTCCGTTCGCTTTATTGTATGGAAAACTCTCGGAAACATTTACCGGTAAAAAAATGCTATATGTTGGTATTATTATTTATATCATTATCTGCACATATGCTTATTTCTTAAAAACGACACTTGATTTCTGGATTTTAGCAATGTTAGTTGCCACATCTCAGGGCGGGATTCAAGCATTAAGCCGTTCTTATTTTGCAAAGCTAGTACCAAAAGAATCTGCTAATGAATTCTTCGGATTCTATAATATCTTTGGTAAATTTGCAGCCATTATGGGGCCAGTATTAGTTGGGGTTACGACTCAGTTAACTGGAAAAACAAACGCTGGTGTACTTAGTATTATCATACTATTTGTTATTGGTGGCATTCTGTTAACAAAAGTGCCTGAACAGGATACTCCTGTTACACCACCCAATCCAAAAGCTAAAACGCTATAA